The Microlunatus antarcticus genome window below encodes:
- a CDS encoding UdgX family uracil-DNA binding protein (This protein belongs to the uracil DNA glycosylase superfamily, members of which act in excision repair of DNA. However, it belongs more specifically to UdgX branch, whose founding member was found to bind uracil in DNA (where it does not belong), without cleaving it, appears to promote DNA repair by a pathway involving RecA, rather than base excision.) codes for MSAAEFVPESGGVAELRAAAKDCHGCELWEPATQTVFGAGSPGARIMLVGEQPGDVEDQRGLPFVGPAGQLLQKGLDEAGADRSMLYVTNAVKHFRFTWQGKRRLHQTPDAGNVNACRPWLEAEIARVDPELIVVLGATAGKALLGSGFRVTRDRGVVMERETPVGARRFFATIHPSAILRMDADVRDQGYADFVTDLRAAVAAVEV; via the coding sequence ATGAGTGCAGCGGAGTTCGTGCCGGAGTCCGGAGGCGTCGCCGAGCTGAGGGCCGCGGCCAAGGACTGCCACGGCTGCGAGCTGTGGGAGCCCGCGACGCAGACGGTCTTCGGCGCGGGCAGCCCGGGCGCGCGGATCATGCTGGTGGGGGAGCAGCCGGGCGATGTCGAGGACCAGCGCGGCCTCCCGTTCGTGGGGCCGGCGGGCCAGCTGCTGCAGAAGGGGCTCGACGAGGCCGGGGCGGACCGGTCGATGCTCTACGTGACGAACGCGGTCAAGCACTTCCGCTTCACCTGGCAGGGCAAGCGGCGCCTGCACCAGACCCCGGACGCCGGGAACGTCAACGCCTGCCGTCCCTGGCTCGAGGCCGAGATCGCCCGCGTGGACCCCGAGCTGATCGTCGTGCTCGGCGCCACCGCCGGCAAGGCGCTGCTGGGCAGCGGCTTCCGGGTCACCCGGGACCGGGGCGTCGTCATGGAGCGCGAGACACCGGTGGGCGCGCGACGGTTCTTCGCCACGATCCATCCCTCGGCGATCCTGCGGATGGACGCCGACGTCCGGGACCAGGGCTACGCGGACTTCGTCACCGACCTGCGGGCGGCAGTGGCCGCCGTCGAGGTGTGA